The region GTATATTATTTGGTCATGTAATTTCATTAGATTTATATCCCATTTCAATATAATGACAGGGAAACATAAAAGGAGGTATGTAACTCGTGTTGGAGAAGACAGAATCAGTAACTTGCCAGAGCACTTAATAGACTCAATCTTAGAGCGGGTCCCATTTGAAGATGCTGTAAAAACAAGCATTATATCAAAAAAGTGGAGGTACAAATGGACCTCAATGAAGGTGTTGACTTTTGATAACCACTTCAATGCAAAAATTGCAAAAAATGGAGCTATTGATTACAATGAATATATAAGCACCATAAACCAAGTGTTAAACCTTCACAAGGGTCCTATCTTAAAATTTGTTATCCATATACCACCTATGCTTCTTGATAGTTTCGAAGAAATTGatgaatggatgatgttgttatcAAGAAACAATGCGACAAAACTCGTTCTTTATAATTCCAATCGACGTTATGAGCTTCCTTCTCATGTGTTTTCATGTTTAGGATTAACAGAGTTGATATTGGAAAATTGTTTCTTCAGTCCACCACTTCAGTTTGAAGGATTTCATAATCTTGAAGAACTTTTTCTTCTGCATATTGATTTTGGGAAGAGTTTAAGTGGAAATCAGATGAACTTACCACAACTTAAGAATCTGCATTTTCTTGAGTGTACGAATGTTCACAATTTCAACATCAAGGCTACAAAGATGAAGAGTTTGATTCTAGTTACGTGTCCTGATGCTAATTTGCTACAATTGCTGGAAAATCCTTCTATTGTTGTGTTTGGTGTATCTTTTCGGACTTTTGAAGATTTTGATAGAGTTGAGATGATAAATTCCATCAGCTTTTTAAGTAGCTTAACAAGAATTGAAGACTTCTTAATCGAGGGTAATTTTCTTAAGGTATGATACGAAAGTAGACTTTAAATGCTTTCCATTTACTCTTCCTTAATTACCTATACGCGAATACGCGATTGAGTATTGATAAGGTTAATTCAAACTATAGGGTTTTTttagtgaattttttttttggtcGCTGTAGTATTCAAATAGATAAAATGACAGAAATGGTCGCTGTAACATTTTTTACAAAAATGGTCTTGTGTTTGAAATACAAATTGACCGAAATGGTCCCCGTGTGAGATTTTTTTTACAGAAATGGTCCTTCTgtatgaaaattatagaaacgGTCCATGTCTAAGACAAAATTACAGAAATAGAAGAAATTACAGAAATGAACCCTGCGTAAGATAAAGCTACAGAAATGGTCCCTCTGTGAAAAAGTTACAGAAGCAATATCCGTCTAAGACgtttacagaaatggtccctttGTAGGAAATAGAACAAATTACAGAAATGATCCCTGTGTAATATAAAGCTACGTAAATGGTCCCTCTGTGACAAAAATACAGAAACGATCCCCATCTAAGACAAatttacagaaatggtccctccGTAGTATGTAGGAAATAGACAAAATTATAGAAATGATCCCTGTGTAAGAAAAAGCTTCAGAAATGGTCCCTCTCTGACAAACATACAGAAATGATCCCTATCTATGAGAAAATTCAGAAATGATCCCTCTATAGGAAATAGACAAAATTACAGATATGACCCATGTGTAACAAAGTTACTTAAATAGTCCGTATTTATATGAAAAGATTAtagaaatggtccctgtgtagGAAACAGAAAAAATTACAGAAATGATCCCTGTGTAAGATAATGCCACAGATATGGTCCCTCTGTGACAAAATTACAGAAACAATCCCTGCTACGACAAATTTACAGAAATTGTTGTTTAGCTTTTATGCTTTTTGTTGTTGTAAACATAGTGGAATTGGTTGTTTTTCTTTTTATTCCCCTTGATTTGTTGTTTGACATGGGTGATTTTCGATAGAAGTGTCAAGTATGATGGATTTTTTTTAGTTTACATTACTTCAAATGGTTTATTGTTGTCACAAAATCAGAGGATCAACTGCAATCTCCATAAAAAAactgtgattttttttttcaaaattttaattacaATGTTATAATTGTGAGATTATTTTTGTAGTGCAATGTTATAATAAGAAAAACTTGAAAACAAattgctataattaataaacaaaacaAGGAAAGTAGGTTGATATCTCTTGCTTTTAACTGTAAATAAAAATCTCACTTTTGCTTCAGAGTCTAGTTGTTGAATGCTAGAAAGAGCCCTGCACATGCTTGTCATTATTATAGAGACTTTGTGGTTAAATTGCCAACATGACAGTTTTAGCACCTTCATGGTAAAGATTATTATGATGTTTGtgaaaaaatatttaagatgttaTCCATTGCTTTTTAAAGATGATGAATTTaatgcaaaaaataaaataaaataaaataattcagTGGTTTTTGAAAGTAAAAATGATAAAACACAATCGGTTAAAACGGTAGGTTTTGTAACAAAAATACAAGCATTCTAAATTTGGGAaaatttcaatgtttaatatgTATCAAATACATGCATTCTAAATTTGGAATAGAGAACAAATCACAAACAAATCATTGTAGGAATAGTTTCCTTGCAACTATCAGATCAAACCATAAAGCTGATTAAGTATTaaccaagttataaaatattgataATTCTTTAGTCATTACAATCCTCAAAAGTTGACAAATCCATTTGTGTGTCTTCCTTACAAATTGCAACTAATCACTTAGAATGTTAACTCAAGATTACGTTAACATATTAACTTGTTCCGGGTATCGGGGCGGGGGAGGAAGGTGTTAGTTATTTTCTAgggaatagttttttttttttttatcaacagttacttattttttataaatgtcTACCCATGCAAAGGGATGATGACGAATGGTTCCTTTCAAAACAAATAGTTTTCTATCGAAAACATATGATTTTGTGTGTAAACGTCATATTATAGTCACGTCATTGAAAACAAAGGCGTATCTTTTAACTGATACTTCAATGAGGGCGTAAGATGTAAAGTTGTCCAGGTAATATGCTTCTAGACAATGACACCCAAAGTTGACATGTTTTGCGTGATCGATCTAATCACAATGGTATATTTGATGCTTAACAATAGTTTTAATTGAACTTATTGGTCTTAACTCTTAATGTAAATGTGAGTTAACTTACTTGCTTGAAGACTTAACCATTAAAGTTCATATAAATAAGGATATaataatttattttcaaaatatgaTAAGGTTAACACTATCTTATTCCCAAACAAAACCATAGAGCTGACAGAAATCGACCTAACAAACATACCTAACCCGAAccctatttatttttattttattttattttatattctaGTCGACAGACAAATAAGGATCAATTTATAAAGTTCAACAAATTTATCTAAACAACATTTTAATGGATTGATAGGATTAAAGACCATCCAAATATTTATTTCTCTAATACAAGCAAACTTTGGgatcttttttattattatttttaaataatattattaatgtaGTAATATAACTTTTTTCAGATTCATCCAAGAAATTATTTTACACAAAACCATCACAACTTACTATTATTTGTAATTAATCTAATGCAACCACTTCCAAAACGTGCATAAAATCACCCATTTTTATCTGTTACATAATCTTATCAATTTTAACTTTTATGTTaaataagggtaaaatatgaTTACAAAACAGATACAAATAAATCACAGAACTTTGTTGggcatgaaaaaagaaaaaatacaCCAAAAAAACAAAGTTGCCTAATATTatcaattttaacttttatattaaataagggtaaaatatgaTTACAAAACAAATATAAATACATCACAGAACTTTGTTGGtcaccaaaaaagaaaaaaatacaacAAATTAAAAACAAAGTTGAGAAGAGAGATATTTATTGCAAACATACATGAGTATTCAATATGTTCGCATGCACATGCTGAAATAAACCTATTATCTATCAGTGGTGGAGTTATATGGTACAGTGGAGTACTATAACATccccaaaaaattgttttttatatttaaaaacattatttgtaaacatattttatgttattttatctcCAACTAAAAAATTATACCATGTTTTTAATACACGGGATATGATAACTATACAAAATATATGATTTACGGTTACTACAAGAATGGTAGAAAGAGTTTTTCGGGATGACGTATGTAAAAATAAGTTGCAGAATAACATCGATGATTAAGTTGTAAACGATTGtttattcaatttttttaaaaggatgtgtttttacaagtttttgataataatagtATTGACCGATTTCAGGACATGACTAGACATTTTCAATTGTAACTTTTgcttaagttatatatatatatatatatatatatatatatatatatatatatatatatatatatatatatatatatatttaccacTATAAatgttaagaaactctttgaacATATAATTTTGAATCCGGAAAAAGATTATACCCCGTATTAAAATTCCTAGGTCCGCCACTGTTACCTATGCCTTCAAGTTGCAACTTTAATGACTTTTGTATACCATACATATCCTGCTCACTTTGATATAACTTTTTGATTGATATGTTTAAGCATTGAAATTGTCATACACATGAACACATAATTATAAACaccaaaatataaaatatatcttACCATTATAagcacccaaaaatttcaaattaCTAAATATTTCAATATATGTTGCAAGAAAAACCATCTCAAGAACGAGCTACAAGCCGGAACAACGGTGATGGGATGTAGTGAGTTGGTTGTCGTGGTggcatttagggcttttatagAAAGAAAGAGATGCCAACAATGGAAAGGGTAAATTGTGATGGTGCTCCGGTGGTGGcaaggtggtaagtggtttgTGTCTAGGGGTTTTTTAGCGATGTAGGGAGAGAGTCTTCCAAGAACTAAGCACATCCATATGCTTATTCATTCCTTTCTACACCCCAATCACCGAAAACATGAAAAGATGGAGGCGGGTTTAACCAAATATCCTTTTTTCTTCTTCAAAGTTGTTAATATATGGTTCTATAGAAGCTTATGTAAGAATCGGAAGCGATAATGGACAATTTTCGGGCAGATTAGTCTATTAGTATTCATTATATAAGGAGAGGGCGGTAAGTGATGAGCGGTGAAAgatgtgatggtggtggtgattggTTTCTCGGGTAAGCTTGTGAATGAACTAAGATAGGTTAGGACATATCAAGTAGATATGCGACGGTGGGTTTTCACAAGGGGTGAGATAAGGGATCGATTCAAATTCTGAATGGAATGGAAGTCAAATGATTAGCGCACGATATTGTAATGATGGACCAGAAGTAAAGGGGACCGAGTCAAAGATACACATCCGTAAATTGTACATACAATATAACAACCAGAAAAGATATAGCATGATTACTTGATCAAGTATAAGAAACTTACAAACCATGAGTCACTTGGTAGGCCAATTTTGGATACCATCACAAAGTAATAGTGATAAGGAAACTTCATAAAAGTTACCATATTTTGAATAACTATTATAAAAGTtactatattttatatttatcagTTTTGATACTCAAAATATAATGTCGCCGAATAGAGTCAGGTAATCATGCCCAGTTAGCTTGACGCATTATCAAAATTCACATGTCAACCAGGTTGACTGGTTAAACGGTAAAAATTATAACAAATTAGTAAAAGGAATGTTAGATTTGAGACAAAGCATAACAcaatattaaaatttattttttgttaaaacCTAGTGTTTTTTATGGAATTTGTCCATATAAAAATATACATTGATATTCTCGTATTATACAAGATAACAATCCTAAAAATAAGGGTAATGCATTCAAATTTAACCTTTGTATATGGGTTGGATATAGATCgcattcaaatttcaaatttgtaTATGGGTTGGATATAGATCATTAGATTGGTTGGCAAGTATTTGTTAGTTGTTACAAACCTTCTCGTCTAAATGTAAAAAATTAAGATCGCTAGAGTACTTTTCATCTAAAATTTTTGACATTCGCTCTGAAGGTATCTTCAAGTGATGATGCGTAAGTTTCTACTTCACAAACCTCTATGTATTTGATTCATTGAAAGTCGTATGTGAAATCTCGATATCATGTCACAGTAATTAATATCTATTTGTTTGAAGTCTG is a window of Lactuca sativa cultivar Salinas chromosome 1, Lsat_Salinas_v11, whole genome shotgun sequence DNA encoding:
- the LOC128127618 gene encoding F-box/FBD/LRR-repeat protein At1g13570-like, which encodes MTGKHKRRYVTRVGEDRISNLPEHLIDSILERVPFEDAVKTSIISKKWRYKWTSMKVLTFDNHFNAKIAKNGAIDYNEYISTINQVLNLHKGPILKFVIHIPPMLLDSFEEIDEWMMLLSRNNATKLVLYNSNRRYELPSHVFSCLGLTELILENCFFSPPLQFEGFHNLEELFLLHIDFGKSLSGNQMNLPQLKNLHFLECTNVHNFNIKATKMKSLILVTCPDANLLQLLENPSIVVFGVSFRTFEDFDRVEMINSISFLSSLTRIEDFLIEGNFLKKNHLKNELQAGTTVMGCSELVVVVAFRAFIERKRCQQWKG